A single Streptomyces sannanensis DNA region contains:
- a CDS encoding ABC transporter permease, with translation MTTATTVTPLQRRPGLRRLRALGQGPLFLAAVLLLVTLVAIAVFAPLLAPYDPEALDLSASLVGTSGNHLLGTDQSGRDILSRLLYGARTGLLGPLLVVALSTVLGILLGGVAAWRGGWADALLSRSMDLVFAIPGLLLAIMLVAVVGPGMTAPVIAMAIAYAPYVGRLVRGIARQEKARPYIESYLVQGWSGWTICVRHLLPNIIPTVLAQSAMNFGYALMDLAALSFLGFGVQPPTADWGAMINEGQSALQQSAMLPALAPSVCIVLAVVAFSIVGEGLADRVAKRER, from the coding sequence ATGACCACCGCGACCACCGTCACCCCGCTGCAACGGCGTCCGGGGCTGCGACGGCTGCGGGCGCTCGGCCAGGGGCCGTTGTTCCTCGCCGCCGTCCTGCTGCTCGTCACGCTCGTGGCCATCGCGGTGTTCGCACCGCTTCTCGCGCCGTACGACCCCGAGGCCCTCGACCTGTCGGCCAGCCTCGTCGGCACCAGCGGCAACCACCTCCTCGGCACCGACCAGTCGGGCCGCGACATCCTGTCGCGCCTGCTGTACGGCGCGCGCACCGGACTGCTCGGGCCGCTGCTGGTCGTCGCCCTGTCGACGGTGCTGGGCATCCTGCTCGGTGGGGTCGCCGCGTGGCGTGGCGGCTGGGCCGACGCGCTCCTGTCGCGGTCGATGGACCTGGTGTTCGCGATCCCCGGCCTGCTTCTGGCGATCATGCTGGTGGCGGTCGTCGGTCCCGGCATGACCGCACCCGTCATCGCCATGGCGATCGCCTACGCCCCTTACGTGGGACGTCTGGTACGCGGTATCGCCCGCCAGGAGAAGGCCCGTCCGTACATCGAGTCCTATCTCGTGCAGGGCTGGTCGGGCTGGACCATCTGCGTCCGGCATCTGCTGCCCAACATCATCCCGACGGTACTGGCGCAGTCCGCGATGAACTTCGGGTACGCCCTGATGGACCTTGCCGCGCTGTCCTTCCTCGGCTTCGGTGTGCAGCCGCCCACCGCGGACTGGGGCGCCATGATCAACGAGGGTCAGTCGGCGCTCCAGCAGAGCGCGATGCTGCCCGCGCTCGCACCGTCCGTGTGCATCGTGCTCGCCGTCGTGGCGTTCAGCATCGTCGGCGAGGGGCTCGCCGACCGGGTCGCGAAGCGGGAGCGGTGA
- a CDS encoding helix-turn-helix transcriptional regulator, protein MIGTGVYRTEDEFLEEFVAPEDREGVKQRAAQLIAENHGARLAELREQAHLDQEEAARRMGVSTARVAEIESGRDASLNVIKAFLLAIGYEDVELTAVRNGNRFRIA, encoded by the coding sequence ATGATCGGAACGGGCGTCTACCGCACGGAGGACGAGTTCCTGGAGGAATTCGTGGCCCCCGAAGACCGTGAGGGCGTCAAGCAGCGTGCGGCCCAGCTCATCGCGGAGAACCATGGCGCGCGGCTCGCGGAGCTGCGGGAACAGGCCCACCTTGACCAGGAGGAGGCCGCCCGGCGGATGGGCGTCTCTACTGCCCGCGTCGCAGAAATCGAGAGCGGCAGGGATGCCTCCCTGAACGTGATCAAGGCGTTTCTGCTGGCCATAGGGTATGAGGATGTTGAGCTGACTGCTGTGAGGAACGGCAACCGATTCCGCATCGCCTGA
- a CDS encoding ABC transporter substrate-binding protein — protein sequence MRVSRTTALLAGTAVAAGTLAGCSGASTGKTDPSASGYEVSPDTPAAKGPVPSYTWSLYAEPYTLDYAQAYDYPPNTVLANVCEQLFRVTPDMKIAPGLAEKSANPDPKTWVYTLRSGVKFHDGSTMTADDVVASLKRHMDPATGSTWGSSFKNVASITKSGPLEVTVKLNKPDILLDELLAASPGTVESAAYLAKAGKNYGNPKGKVNCTGPYALDSWAQGDSITLKKHTAYWDTSLAPKADSVKFVFIEDPAARANAFLSGSVDGGYMVPASSFAQLRSTPKGKLYFGPNTAAADLAVTNLKGTLGDVKVRQALSMAIDRKAVIKAAAGGVGVPAKAPAARGAWALVPEKTDGYFDALPEPAYDIAGAKKLIEQAGAKGKKVVIVTSTLAPEISVVANAVQAAGKQIGLDVQLKPVAPEAYSTLFIDPNARKGIDLVITNGYDNTPDPLEFYQYLRTGDFGNYGNWSNPEYDAAFDRANAEADPAVRADLTAELQKIAVRELPIIPLYEAPYTVFLGSRVTGAPAGIAQLYYPWAATIGSAS from the coding sequence TTGCGCGTTTCCAGAACCACGGCACTTCTCGCCGGCACCGCGGTCGCGGCGGGGACTCTCGCCGGCTGCTCCGGTGCCTCGACCGGCAAGACGGATCCCTCCGCTTCCGGTTACGAGGTCTCGCCCGACACGCCGGCGGCCAAGGGTCCGGTCCCGTCCTACACCTGGTCGCTGTACGCCGAGCCCTACACGCTCGACTACGCACAGGCGTACGACTACCCGCCGAACACCGTCCTCGCGAACGTGTGCGAGCAGCTGTTCCGCGTCACGCCCGATATGAAGATCGCGCCGGGCCTGGCCGAGAAGTCGGCCAACCCGGACCCGAAGACCTGGGTGTACACCCTGCGGTCCGGCGTGAAGTTCCACGACGGCTCGACGATGACCGCGGACGACGTGGTGGCCTCCCTCAAGCGCCATATGGACCCGGCCACCGGCTCCACCTGGGGCTCGTCGTTCAAGAACGTCGCCTCGATCACCAAGAGCGGCCCCCTCGAGGTGACCGTCAAGCTCAACAAGCCGGACATCCTGCTCGACGAACTCCTCGCGGCCTCCCCCGGAACCGTCGAGAGCGCCGCGTACCTGGCCAAGGCCGGCAAGAACTACGGCAATCCGAAGGGCAAGGTCAACTGCACCGGCCCGTACGCGCTCGACAGCTGGGCGCAGGGCGACAGCATCACCCTCAAGAAGCACACCGCCTACTGGGACACCTCCCTGGCGCCCAAGGCGGACAGCGTCAAGTTCGTCTTCATCGAGGACCCGGCCGCGCGCGCCAACGCCTTCCTCTCCGGCTCCGTCGACGGCGGGTACATGGTGCCTGCTTCCTCCTTCGCGCAGCTGAGGTCGACCCCGAAGGGCAAGCTGTACTTCGGCCCGAACACCGCGGCGGCCGATCTCGCGGTGACGAACCTCAAGGGCACCCTCGGCGATGTGAAGGTCCGTCAGGCCCTGTCCATGGCGATCGACCGCAAGGCCGTCATCAAGGCCGCCGCCGGCGGAGTGGGTGTCCCCGCCAAGGCTCCGGCCGCCCGCGGTGCCTGGGCCCTCGTCCCCGAGAAGACGGACGGCTACTTCGACGCGCTCCCCGAGCCCGCCTACGACATCGCGGGCGCCAAGAAGCTGATCGAGCAGGCCGGCGCCAAGGGCAAGAAGGTGGTCATCGTGACCAGCACGCTCGCCCCCGAGATCAGCGTCGTCGCCAACGCCGTACAGGCGGCCGGCAAACAGATCGGTCTCGACGTCCAGCTCAAGCCGGTCGCTCCGGAGGCGTACAGCACGCTCTTCATCGACCCGAACGCCCGCAAGGGCATCGACCTGGTGATCACCAACGGGTACGACAACACCCCCGACCCGCTGGAGTTCTACCAGTACCTGCGCACCGGCGACTTCGGCAACTACGGCAACTGGTCGAACCCCGAGTACGACGCGGCCTTCGACCGGGCGAACGCGGAGGCCGACCCGGCGGTCCGTGCCGACCTGACCGCGGAGCTGCAGAAGATCGCCGTACGGGAACTGCCCATCATCCCGCTCTACGAGGCGCCGTACACGGTCTTCCTCGGCAGCCGCGTGACCGGCGCCCCGGCCGGCATCGCGCAGCTGTACTACCCCTGGGCGGCGACGATCGGATCCGCGAGCTGA
- a CDS encoding ABC transporter ATP-binding protein, translating into MPACRRRDPAVTTDSGLVVDGLRKEYGDHTAVDGVSFTLPPGGSLGIVGESGSGKTTTVRMLVGLETPDGGTVHLDGRDRSARARGRAERLARAREIQMVFQDPYLSLDPRIPVSQCIEEVLRLHFPLDAEARRSRVAELLDQVGLGEREAGALPRRLSGGQRQRVAIARALAARPRVLVLDEAVAALDVSIQAQILDLLTTIRRDEGIGFLFVSHDLAVVRHITDDVVVLRSGRIVESGSTAQVLTAPQHGYTRLLLNSVPRRGWDPARISEGRRSLT; encoded by the coding sequence ATGCCTGCGTGCCGACGAAGGGATCCTGCTGTGACGACCGACAGCGGTCTTGTGGTGGACGGGCTGCGGAAGGAGTACGGGGACCACACGGCGGTCGACGGCGTGTCGTTCACCCTGCCGCCGGGCGGCTCGCTCGGCATCGTCGGCGAGTCCGGAAGCGGCAAGACCACCACCGTACGCATGCTCGTCGGCCTGGAGACACCCGACGGCGGCACGGTCCACCTGGACGGCCGCGACCGCTCGGCGCGGGCCCGCGGCCGCGCCGAACGCCTGGCGCGCGCCCGCGAGATCCAGATGGTCTTCCAGGACCCGTATCTCTCGCTCGACCCGCGCATCCCCGTGAGCCAGTGCATCGAGGAGGTCCTGCGGCTGCATTTCCCGCTCGATGCCGAAGCGCGGCGCAGCCGGGTCGCCGAACTCCTCGACCAGGTGGGGCTGGGCGAGCGCGAGGCCGGAGCGCTCCCGCGCCGGCTGTCCGGCGGGCAGCGGCAGCGCGTGGCCATCGCGCGGGCGCTGGCGGCGCGGCCCCGGGTGCTCGTGCTCGACGAGGCGGTCGCCGCCCTCGATGTGTCCATCCAGGCGCAGATCCTCGACCTGCTCACGACCATCCGGCGCGACGAGGGCATCGGATTCCTCTTCGTCAGCCACGATCTGGCGGTCGTCCGGCACATCACCGACGACGTCGTCGTGCTCAGATCCGGCCGGATCGTCGAATCCGGCTCCACCGCACAGGTGCTGACGGCTCCTCAGCACGGCTATACGCGCCTGCTCCTCAACTCCGTGCCGCGACGCGGCTGGGACCCGGCCCGCATCTCCGAAGGCCGCCGCTCCCTCACCTGA
- a CDS encoding type II toxin-antitoxin system RelE/ParE family toxin: protein MEGHPGQPRPTTESAVGDPNMKELRPGSAGDSEVRILFIFDPLRQAVLLLAGDKAGNWEGWYEEAIPIADARYEDHLKVLEAKEAGGS, encoded by the coding sequence ATCGAGGGACACCCCGGCCAACCACGGCCAACAACCGAATCAGCAGTTGGCGACCCGAACATGAAGGAGTTGCGCCCGGGGTCCGCGGGTGACAGCGAAGTGCGCATCCTGTTCATCTTCGATCCACTTCGTCAGGCGGTGCTCCTGTTGGCTGGCGACAAGGCCGGAAACTGGGAAGGATGGTACGAGGAGGCCATCCCGATTGCGGACGCGCGGTACGAGGACCATCTGAAGGTTCTGGAGGCGAAGGAGGCCGGCGGATCATGA
- a CDS encoding amidase codes for MTDLTDLAYLPATEALRRFRDRSLSPVELMTAVIARAEAVEPKVNALAERTFDEALAAAREAEARYAGKGEPPRPLEGLAVATKEEQPIAGRRATDGSLAYENEIAEETHPVVERVQAAGGIMHARTTTPEFSCAAFTQSRLWGVTRNPWNLEFSPGGSSGGAGAALAAGETTLATGSDIGGSIRIPASCTGTVGFKPPYGRVPAMAPFNLDTYCHDGPMARTVADCALLQNVIAGPHPLDGVSLHPKLVLPEQFEGAAGLRVALSVTLGDWPVDPEVEANTRAVAEALRAAGAVVDEVEVAITRADVMKAALIHFGTIFGPYVSSVAAEHGDKLTPYALDFAERSGRAASEPGSFLEGLAIEGRLQAELGTLLDRYDVLLCPTIAIPAFAADDDYLSTKVVINGIELDTYLEASLTTVFNIASRCPVLSVPSGFASTGVPTGVQIVGRSYDDTTVFRAATAIETVRPWSSVPAL; via the coding sequence ATGACCGACCTCACCGACCTCGCCTATCTGCCGGCCACCGAGGCCCTCCGCCGCTTCCGTGACCGCTCGCTGTCCCCCGTCGAGCTCATGACCGCGGTCATCGCGCGCGCCGAAGCGGTCGAGCCGAAGGTCAACGCCCTCGCCGAGCGCACCTTCGACGAGGCCCTGGCCGCCGCCCGCGAGGCGGAAGCACGCTACGCGGGCAAGGGCGAGCCGCCCCGGCCGCTGGAGGGGCTGGCCGTCGCCACCAAGGAGGAGCAGCCCATCGCCGGCCGCCGCGCCACGGACGGCTCCCTGGCGTACGAGAACGAGATCGCCGAGGAGACCCACCCGGTCGTCGAGCGCGTCCAGGCCGCCGGCGGCATCATGCACGCGCGGACCACAACACCCGAGTTCAGCTGTGCGGCGTTCACGCAGTCCCGGCTGTGGGGCGTCACGCGCAACCCGTGGAACCTGGAGTTCTCCCCGGGCGGCTCCTCGGGCGGCGCCGGCGCGGCGCTCGCGGCGGGCGAGACCACCCTGGCGACCGGCTCCGACATCGGCGGGTCGATCCGCATCCCCGCCTCGTGCACGGGCACGGTCGGCTTCAAGCCCCCGTACGGCCGCGTACCGGCGATGGCGCCGTTCAACCTCGACACGTACTGCCACGACGGCCCGATGGCACGCACCGTCGCCGACTGCGCCCTCCTGCAGAACGTCATCGCGGGGCCGCATCCGCTGGACGGCGTCTCGCTCCACCCCAAGCTGGTCCTTCCTGAGCAGTTCGAGGGCGCCGCGGGTCTGCGGGTCGCGCTGTCGGTCACCCTCGGGGACTGGCCGGTCGACCCCGAGGTCGAGGCCAACACCCGCGCGGTGGCCGAGGCACTGCGCGCCGCCGGGGCGGTCGTCGACGAGGTCGAGGTCGCGATCACGCGCGCGGACGTCATGAAGGCCGCGCTGATCCACTTCGGCACGATCTTCGGCCCGTACGTCTCCTCGGTCGCCGCCGAGCACGGCGACAAGCTCACCCCGTACGCGCTGGACTTCGCCGAACGGTCCGGCCGCGCAGCGAGCGAGCCGGGCAGTTTCCTGGAGGGACTGGCCATCGAGGGCAGGCTGCAGGCGGAGCTCGGCACACTCCTCGACCGTTACGACGTGCTGCTGTGCCCCACCATCGCCATCCCGGCGTTCGCGGCCGACGACGACTACCTGTCGACGAAGGTCGTGATCAACGGCATCGAGCTCGACACCTACCTCGAGGCCTCACTGACCACGGTGTTCAACATCGCGAGCCGCTGCCCGGTGCTGAGCGTGCCGTCCGGTTTCGCCTCGACCGGAGTACCGACGGGCGTGCAGATCGTCGGTCGTTCCTACGACGACACCACGGTCTTCCGCGCCGCGACAGCGATCGAGACGGTCCGGCCCTGGAGCAGCGTCCCGGCCCTCTGA
- a CDS encoding ABC transporter ATP-binding protein, with amino-acid sequence MTTQESLLEIDDLSVRLPEGHAARPILDGVSLRVAAGETVGLVGESGSGKSVACRSVLGLLPERARTDGEVRVAGRDVLTMDRAGLRDLRARQVSMVFQDPRASVNPLRRVGDFLTEGLRTAGVPAAVAATRAEELLEAVGIRDPRGALRRYPHQFSGGMLQRVVIAASLAGEPSLLVADEPTTALDVTTQAEVIAILTRLQAERGTGMLFVTHDLELASAICDRIYVMYAGRIVETRGAEDLFERPRHPYTAGLLASTPRIEPGAGAPRPIRGRPVSLAESPPGCAFAARCAHAQDRCSAETPVLTRHGEGLAACLRADEGILL; translated from the coding sequence ATGACGACACAGGAATCCCTTCTGGAGATCGACGATCTCAGCGTGCGGCTGCCCGAAGGGCATGCGGCCCGGCCGATCCTGGACGGTGTCTCGCTGCGCGTCGCCGCGGGTGAGACCGTCGGCCTGGTCGGTGAGTCCGGCTCCGGCAAGTCGGTCGCCTGCCGCAGTGTGCTCGGACTGCTTCCGGAGCGGGCGCGGACGGACGGCGAGGTACGCGTCGCCGGACGTGACGTGCTGACCATGGACCGCGCAGGACTGCGCGATCTGCGGGCCCGTCAGGTCTCGATGGTCTTCCAGGACCCGCGCGCCTCCGTCAATCCGCTGCGCCGCGTGGGCGACTTCCTCACCGAGGGGCTGCGCACGGCGGGCGTACCCGCGGCCGTGGCGGCCACCCGTGCCGAGGAACTCCTCGAAGCCGTCGGCATCCGGGACCCGCGCGGGGCGCTCCGGCGCTACCCGCACCAGTTCTCCGGCGGCATGCTCCAGCGCGTCGTCATCGCGGCGTCGCTCGCGGGCGAGCCGTCCCTGCTGGTCGCCGACGAGCCGACGACCGCGCTCGATGTCACGACCCAGGCCGAGGTCATCGCGATCCTCACCCGCCTGCAGGCCGAGCGCGGCACGGGGATGCTCTTCGTCACCCACGATCTGGAACTGGCCTCGGCCATCTGCGACCGGATCTATGTGATGTACGCGGGCCGCATCGTCGAGACACGCGGCGCCGAGGACCTGTTCGAGCGGCCGCGCCACCCGTACACGGCCGGCCTGCTCGCCAGCACCCCCCGCATCGAACCGGGCGCGGGGGCACCACGGCCCATCCGGGGCCGCCCGGTCTCCCTCGCCGAATCCCCGCCCGGCTGCGCGTTCGCCGCGCGCTGCGCGCACGCGCAGGACCGGTGCTCGGCCGAGACCCCCGTACTGACGCGGCACGGCGAAGGTCTCGCCGCATGCCTGCGTGCCGACGAAGGGATCCTGCTGTGA
- a CDS encoding ABC transporter permease, with translation MTRYLVGRLLGLVAVLLVTSFVVFSTVHLAPGDPVSFLLSGRPASPETKAALRAQYHLDDPLFTQYLKWLGGVLHGDFGRSVQFRQDVGSLIASRVPGTAFLIVYSAVLIGVFGVLAGLVAALRPGPVDRAVLLGTGVATATPSFVSAIALISLFSVQLGWFPGPGGTPTGFTDRLYHLTLPAFALAVAFAGLLARVTRSAMLDELKREHVEVARSRGVAQGAVVRRHVLRNALGPIVTVGGTMLAGLLVSTSIVETAFDVSGIGSLLVQSVTVKDFPVVQAVTLLTVAAFVLVNLVVDLLVPLIDPRLSLVGRGAS, from the coding sequence ATGACCCGATACCTCGTCGGCCGGCTCCTCGGGCTGGTGGCAGTGCTGCTGGTGACCTCCTTCGTGGTCTTCAGCACCGTGCACCTCGCCCCCGGGGACCCGGTGTCCTTCCTCCTCAGCGGACGGCCGGCGTCGCCGGAGACCAAGGCCGCGCTGCGCGCCCAGTACCACCTGGACGACCCGCTGTTCACCCAGTACCTGAAGTGGCTGGGCGGCGTGCTGCACGGCGACTTCGGGCGCTCCGTGCAGTTCCGGCAGGACGTCGGCTCGCTCATCGCGTCGCGGGTGCCCGGCACCGCGTTCCTCATCGTGTACTCGGCGGTCCTGATCGGCGTCTTCGGCGTACTGGCCGGCCTCGTCGCCGCGCTGCGCCCGGGCCCGGTCGACCGCGCCGTGCTGCTGGGTACGGGCGTGGCCACGGCGACCCCGTCGTTCGTCAGCGCGATCGCGCTGATCTCGCTGTTCTCCGTCCAGCTGGGCTGGTTCCCGGGACCCGGCGGCACCCCCACCGGTTTCACGGACCGGCTCTACCACCTGACCCTGCCCGCCTTCGCCCTCGCCGTCGCCTTCGCCGGGCTGCTGGCGCGGGTGACCCGCTCTGCGATGCTCGACGAGCTGAAACGCGAGCACGTCGAGGTGGCGCGCTCGCGCGGGGTCGCCCAGGGTGCCGTGGTGCGGCGGCACGTTCTGCGCAACGCGCTCGGCCCGATCGTCACGGTCGGCGGCACCATGCTCGCCGGTCTGCTGGTCAGCACGTCGATCGTCGAGACGGCGTTCGACGTCTCCGGCATCGGCTCGCTCCTGGTGCAGTCGGTGACCGTCAAGGACTTCCCCGTCGTGCAGGCGGTCACCCTGCTCACCGTGGCGGCCTTCGTCCTGGTGAACCTGGTCGTGGACCTCCTCGTACCGCTCATCGACCCCCGGCTGTCCCTCGTCGGGCGAGGTGCCTCATGA